tctgggcaTTAAGGTGGGTATTATTggcagcagtacctttataattTGTAGTCTGGGCAgtagtacctttataatgtgtagtctagGCAGCAGTACCTgtataatgtgtagtctgggcagcagtacctttataatgtgtagtctggggagcagtacctttataatgtgtagtctgggcagcagtacctttataatgtgtagtctgggcagcagtacctttataatgtgtagtctgggcagcagtacctttataatgtgtagtctaggcagcagtacctttataatgtgtagtctgggaAGCAGTActtttataatgtgtagtctagacagcagtacctttataatgtgtagtctagacagcagtacctttataatgtttagtctgggcagcagtacctttctaatgtgtagtctgggaagcagtacctttataatgtgtagtctgggaagcagtacctttataatgtgtagtctgggcagcagtacctttataatgtgtagttaAGGCAGCAGTaactttataatgtgtagtctgggcagcagtacctttataatgtgtagtctgggtagcagtacctttataatgtgtagtctgggcagcagtacctttataatgtgtagtctgggcagcagtacctttataatgtgtagtctagGCAGCAGTACCTTTACaatgtgtagtctgggcagcagtacctttataatgtgtagtctaggcagcagtaacagtataatgtgtagtctagacagcagtacctttataatgtgtagtctgggaagcagtacctttataatgtgtagtctgggcagcagtacctttataatgtgtagtctgggcagcagtacctttataatgtgtagtctgggcagcagtacctttataatgtgtagtctgaGCAGCAGGCTGGTAGTATTGGTACctagtacctttataatgtgtagtctgggcagcagtacctttataatgtgtagtctgggcagtagtacctttataatgtgtagtctgggcagcagtacctttataatgtgtagccTGGGCAGCAGTACCTTTACAATGTGTAGTCTGGGaagcagtacctttataatgtgtagtctgggcagcagtacctttataataTGTAGTCTAggcagcagtacctttataatgtgtagtctgggcagcagtacctttataatgtgtagtctgggaagcagtacctttataatgtgtagtttGGGCAGCAGGTTGCAGTCTGCCAGCGTGAGGTCAGGTCCATCCAGGAAGCAGCGTGTGGACTCCTGAGGGTCTTCTGTGCTGTTGGCATCGATCTCCTCCGGCAGGGGGGTCCTCAGGAATTCATCCAGTCGCCTGAGAGACTTCAACAGGGCCTTCTCCAggccttcacccccccccccccccccacacacacacacacacgcacacacacacacagggtataCAGTGagtgaacacagacagacagagatgcaaacacacagacattgtaatcacagtcagagacacacaggCTACAGTGTAAACACGCAAGCACACAGTACACACATGCAGTACAAACAAacttgcacgcacgcacacacaaacacacacacaaacacaagcctTACCGTCGTTGGTATCTTTGCGGGGGTTCTTGATGTAGGCAGAGAACTTGGAGAACACATCTATACCTGCGGTGTTTGACTCTGGGTGTTTAGTCGCCAACTTGGGGTACCTGAGAAAGATATATCAGACATCAGGATTGGTCAGTTGAATCCAGGAAGTGGTTGTTTGATTGACAGGCAATAGACAGGAAGTGGTGAGTGAGTACCGTGGTGGCGTGAGTTTTTCCTCAATGAACTCTTCTATCTTGTTGACGTCGACCTTCACCTCCCCATTAAATGTGACGAATGGAGGGTTGGTCCCCGGGGCCAGGTCCTGCAGGTCCGCCGGTTTCCTGGGTAACACATTATTACAAGGTTCTTACAGGGCTCCTGTGTCAGGGAACCCACATAAACATCATCCAGCATTGATGGCTGAATGTCTTTAGAAAGTATTTCAAACCCTGTTGATCTTGATATAGAACACAACTGATTGATTGATAGATGTATTGGCCGATGGGATTATCCATACCTTTTGAGGTCGACTGTGGTGACGTTGAAGATAACTCCCTTCAGCCACAGGATCATGAAGAGGCGCTGGGAGAACGGACAGTTCCCGATGCTCTCACCATCACTGCCAGCCTAAGTAGGAGACACACAAAAGGTTCAGTCcaactcatacacacacagttcaaatacatacagtacatacaacagGCCCCAATCACAAATGCCCTGGTCATTATTCCCTGTCTGGTaaaacacactaccacaacacgtTGAATCGGCCCTGACGATCTCTTGCCACTAAAGGTCCTCAACAAACCTGAGAGATCATCAACAACACTAgcaccaccagcagcaccagcaccAGCAACAACAGCACCACACCCATCAgcaccaccagcagcaccagTAACAACAATAgcaccaccaccatcagcaccaccaccaccatcagcaccaccagcagcagcagcaacaacaggaCCACCAGCAGCACcatcagcagcagcaacaacaacagaaccaccaccatcagcaccaccagcagcagcaacaacaacaacagcacgaccaccagcagcagcaacaaaagcaccaccagcagcaacaacaacagcagcaccaccagcagcagcaacagtatcaccaccagcaacaacaacaacagcaccaccaccagcaacaacaacagtaaCACTACCAGCAGAAGCAACAACAGCACcaccagcagcaacaacaacagcaccaccagcagcaacaacaacagcaccaGCACCAGAAACAACAGtaccaccaccagcagcagcaacaacagtaccaccagcagcaacaacaacagtaccaccaccagcagcagcaacagtaccaccaccagcagcagcaacaacaacagtatCACCACCAGCAACAACAGTAccaccaccagcagcaccagcaacagcaccaccaccaccagcaacaactacagcaccaacaccagcaacaacaacaacagcaccaccaccagcaacaacaacagcaccaGCAGCATCAAATTCCTTCATACTTCAAGCTCAACTCTTACCTTGACAAACAGCTCGATAGTTGGGAACCCCAGCTTTTTGGCTGCTATGTCAAACCAGGCCATGGTGACAACACAAGTCAAGGTATCAGTTTATGGACTCATAACCTAGAGGTCCAAAGACACAGCCCGATCCATAAATCAATCTGCCTCCAATCAGTCAGGTTCTGTCAGCGAAACTCGTGAAagttactgtctctgtctgggctgACTGAGACCAGACCGGGTCTGAGGGTTCTGTAGCTGTGGGTGTCCATGATTGGGGTGGTAAGATCGATGGGAGGTGGGTTTAGATATGAAGAGCAGGACAGTGAGACGTTTTGCACAGCACAATCCCTCTTTGTTAGCCACACACGGCTAGCATAATAGACACACTGTTTGGGTGTTTTCCCTGTCTGGTGGGTGTCTTTCG
This is a stretch of genomic DNA from Oncorhynchus mykiss isolate Arlee chromosome 7, USDA_OmykA_1.1, whole genome shotgun sequence. It encodes these proteins:
- the LOC110497060 gene encoding chloride intracellular channel protein 4 isoform X3, coding for MAWFDIAAKKLGFPTIELFVKAGSDGESIGNCPFSQRLFMILWLKGVIFNVTTVDLKRKPADLQDLAPGTNPPFVTFNGEVKVDVNKIEEFIEEKLTPPRYPKLATKHPESNTAGIDVFSKFSAYIKNPRKDTNDGLEKALLKSLRRLDEFLRTPLPEEIDANSTEDPQESTRCFLDGPDLTLADCNLLPKLHIIKVVARKYRGFEIPVEMEGVWRYLNHAYKREEFTNTCPVEREIEFAYIDVAKRIK